One window of Microcoleus vaginatus PCC 9802 genomic DNA carries:
- a CDS encoding high light inducible protein, which yields MKTSTKNSTINTDPVPTITPAYNGADRNAWIFGWNPQQELWNGRLAMLGFVAYLLWDMAGYSVLRDVLHLAR from the coding sequence ATGAAGACTTCAACGAAGAATTCAACAATCAATACTGATCCAGTGCCTACGATAACTCCGGCTTATAACGGTGCCGATCGCAATGCCTGGATTTTTGGTTGGAACCCGCAGCAAGAGCTATGGAACGGTCGTCTAGCAATGCTTGGTTTTGTCGCCTATCTTCTTTGGGATATGGCTGGTTATAGCGTTCTTCGGGATGTACTTCACCTCGCTCGCTAG
- a CDS encoding DUF4383 domain-containing protein, translating to MQTSTSSNSSIRYGALSLGLLFLLLGVAGFVPAFFTPSENFTSAPGFGYIFGVFPTNYFHNAIGILVGVWGIAAFTSLSGAIVFNRIFAILYAAGAILGLLPFANTLFGLTPLFGNNIWLNALTAAVAFYYGFVKSGEISMQSPSSAQASV from the coding sequence ATGCAAACATCAACATCTTCCAATTCCTCAATTCGTTACGGTGCTCTGAGTCTAGGTCTCCTTTTCTTGTTACTTGGCGTAGCTGGATTTGTGCCTGCTTTTTTCACTCCCTCTGAGAACTTTACCTCCGCACCAGGCTTTGGCTATATATTCGGGGTATTCCCCACCAACTATTTTCATAATGCAATTGGCATTTTAGTGGGTGTTTGGGGAATTGCGGCATTTACTAGCTTAAGCGGAGCCATTGTATTCAATCGCATCTTCGCTATCCTTTATGCAGCAGGTGCAATTTTAGGATTGCTGCCATTTGCAAATACCTTGTTCGGGCTTACACCACTTTTTGGAAATAATATCTGGCTCAATGCCCTTACTGCTGCGGTCGCTTTTTACTACGGATTTGTGAAGTCAGGAGAAATCAGTATGCAGAGTCCATCGAGTGCTCAAGCTAGCGTGTAA
- the holA gene encoding DNA polymerase III subunit delta, translating to MQIYLFWGEDDFAMAQAVTSLRQTVLDPNWASFNYDKIIADSAGAVVEGLDRALTPPFGTGSRFVWLANTTVTQQCSQELLAQLERTLPVIPPTTVLLLTSIKKPDSRLKSTKLLVQSAQVREFSPIPPWNDKELAQRVRQVAGEMNVKLTATAIELLAESIGSDTRQLYSELEKLLLFAGNRSQPLNPEEVAALVHCHAQNTFQLADAIREGNTSAALDLLAGLTGRSEPGLRIVAGLTGKFRIWLWVKAMIQAGDRDDKIAQALDLGNPKRVYYFRQEVKNASLEKLQKSLPLLLELEASLKRGREENSTLQTKVIELSSLFR from the coding sequence ATGCAAATTTACCTGTTTTGGGGGGAAGACGACTTTGCGATGGCGCAAGCTGTGACAAGTTTGCGCCAAACAGTCCTCGACCCCAACTGGGCTAGTTTTAACTATGACAAGATTATTGCCGATTCCGCCGGAGCTGTGGTCGAAGGGCTCGATCGAGCTTTAACGCCCCCCTTCGGTACCGGCAGCCGTTTTGTGTGGCTGGCAAACACGACTGTAACGCAGCAGTGTTCTCAAGAACTGTTGGCCCAATTGGAACGAACACTGCCAGTGATTCCCCCTACCACCGTGCTGCTGCTGACATCCATCAAAAAACCCGACAGCCGGCTCAAGTCTACCAAGTTACTTGTCCAGTCCGCCCAAGTGCGGGAATTTTCACCGATTCCGCCTTGGAATGACAAAGAATTAGCCCAGCGGGTACGCCAAGTCGCGGGCGAAATGAACGTAAAATTGACCGCCACAGCGATCGAACTTTTGGCCGAATCCATTGGCAGCGATACCCGCCAGCTATACAGCGAACTCGAAAAATTGCTGCTGTTTGCGGGCAACCGCAGCCAACCTCTGAACCCGGAAGAAGTTGCAGCACTGGTGCACTGTCACGCCCAAAATACCTTCCAGCTAGCCGATGCCATTCGCGAGGGCAATACCTCCGCCGCTTTGGATTTATTGGCAGGCTTAACTGGCCGCAGCGAGCCTGGTTTGAGGATTGTGGCTGGCTTGACTGGTAAGTTTCGGATTTGGCTGTGGGTAAAGGCAATGATCCAAGCGGGCGATCGCGATGATAAAATTGCTCAAGCTCTAGATCTCGGCAATCCGAAACGAGTATACTATTTTCGGCAAGAAGTCAAGAACGCCAGCTTAGAAAAACTGCAAAAAAGTTTGCCTTTGCTGCTAGAGTTAGAAGCTTCTTTAAAGCGGGGGCGGGAAGAAAACTCAACCCTGCAAACCAAAGTTATAGAACTTTCTAGCTTGTTTCGCTGA
- a CDS encoding DUF1868 domain-containing protein yields MTLLDSYKSQVEHIQESPKFKPDEAGRRDPVPFPGYSVITPPAGEDAENAAFYSNLHSSQQRLLQEIAEGAIVALPPDSFHLTVADLIWSSAFRDASDKNPEFEEQLRSRMADRFAACKPLAGGPPIRWIVLGLMVMTRAVGVCLAPTDENSYKQILEFRRSIYQNPDLMALGIEQQYHFTAHITLGYFGDIGPNLDRARLCALLSELNEQWLDTPQELSVNRVELRKFDDMTTYLRQPDWPVFEF; encoded by the coding sequence ATGACGCTGCTGGACTCCTACAAGTCCCAGGTGGAACACATTCAGGAATCTCCAAAATTTAAGCCGGACGAAGCAGGCCGGAGAGATCCTGTACCTTTTCCAGGTTATTCGGTGATTACGCCCCCTGCGGGGGAAGATGCAGAAAATGCTGCATTTTATAGTAATTTGCACTCGAGCCAACAACGGCTATTGCAGGAAATAGCGGAGGGTGCGATCGTGGCACTGCCTCCTGATAGCTTCCATTTAACCGTAGCCGATTTGATTTGGAGCAGCGCTTTTCGAGATGCCTCTGATAAAAATCCCGAATTTGAGGAGCAACTGCGCTCGCGCATGGCCGATCGTTTTGCCGCCTGCAAACCCTTGGCGGGCGGCCCTCCCATTCGCTGGATAGTGCTGGGGTTGATGGTGATGACTAGAGCTGTGGGTGTTTGTTTGGCACCGACGGACGAAAACTCTTACAAGCAAATTCTGGAGTTTCGCCGATCTATCTATCAAAATCCCGATTTAATGGCTTTGGGAATTGAACAGCAATATCATTTTACGGCACACATTACTCTGGGTTATTTTGGGGACATCGGGCCGAACCTTGACCGCGCTCGCTTGTGCGCTTTGCTGTCAGAGTTAAACGAGCAATGGCTGGACACGCCGCAAGAACTGTCCGTAAACCGAGTGGAACTGCGGAAGTTTGACGACATGACCACCTACCTCCGGCAACCGGACTGGCCTGTTTTTGAGTTTTAA
- a CDS encoding transposase yields the protein MLNLTYEYKLIPTDAQRQTFDLWLNICRKVYNFALRERKDWVNSRKCDINLCSIKQEYMIPADAPRPTFARQCKSLAFAKKLIPELKLPHTHVLQQALRQLEAAFVAMWERGHGFPRFKKRMRSFVFPQLNLDSVKRFDGADWVNLPKIGLVKMHLSRPIPQGFDVKQIRVVKRASGYVAMLTLECDVAVPQASPSGHGLGIDLGLKHFLATSDGELIDRPRFFVDGQRKLKLLQRQLKGKKKGSRKFRQIQHQIAKHHEYISNSRKDFHFKTAHHLCNAAQTVFAEDLNLTAMSAGMISKHTLDAGFGQFLNILGHVCFKRGAYFAKVDPNRTSQTCPRCQTHTGKKELSERIHRCQTCGYETNRDVAAAQVVLQRGYTAVGQIAVNFGEGKLRE from the coding sequence ATGTTAAATCTAACCTACGAGTACAAGCTCATTCCTACCGACGCGCAACGCCAAACTTTCGACCTGTGGCTCAATATTTGCCGCAAGGTCTACAACTTTGCATTGCGGGAACGAAAAGATTGGGTTAATTCTCGTAAGTGTGATATAAACTTGTGCAGCATTAAGCAGGAATACATGATCCCTGCTGATGCACCGCGTCCAACCTTTGCCCGCCAATGCAAATCATTGGCATTCGCAAAGAAGTTAATTCCTGAGTTGAAACTACCTCACACCCATGTATTGCAGCAGGCGTTGCGCCAACTAGAGGCAGCGTTTGTGGCGATGTGGGAACGAGGACACGGTTTTCCTAGATTCAAAAAACGGATGCGCTCATTTGTGTTCCCTCAATTGAATCTAGACTCCGTTAAACGGTTTGATGGTGCCGATTGGGTCAACCTACCCAAGATTGGGTTAGTTAAAATGCACCTGTCACGTCCAATCCCTCAAGGGTTTGATGTCAAGCAAATTCGCGTTGTTAAGAGGGCTTCTGGTTACGTAGCCATGCTCACTTTGGAATGTGATGTCGCAGTGCCTCAAGCCTCACCTTCAGGGCATGGATTAGGGATTGATTTAGGGTTAAAACATTTTTTGGCAACTTCTGATGGTGAATTGATTGATAGGCCTCGATTCTTTGTGGATGGACAACGCAAGCTGAAATTGCTGCAACGTCAACTCAAAGGCAAGAAAAAAGGTTCTAGAAAGTTTCGTCAAATTCAACACCAAATAGCCAAGCACCACGAATACATCTCGAACAGTCGCAAAGACTTTCATTTCAAAACCGCACATCATTTATGTAACGCAGCCCAAACAGTATTTGCTGAGGACTTGAACCTCACAGCAATGTCAGCCGGAATGATCAGCAAGCACACGCTTGATGCAGGGTTTGGTCAGTTCCTGAATATCTTGGGTCATGTTTGCTTTAAGCGAGGTGCATACTTCGCCAAGGTAGACCCGAACCGAACAAGTCAAACCTGCCCAAGATGTCAAACTCATACAGGCAAAAAAGAACTATCCGAACGAATACATAGATGTCAAACCTGTGGCTATGAAACGAATCGAGATGTTGCAGCCGCGCAGGTGGTGTTGCAGCGTGGATATACAGCGGTTGGGCAAATCGCAGTGAATTTTGGGGAGGGCAAGCTACGTGAGTAG
- a CDS encoding bifunctional cobalt-precorrin-7 (C(5))-methyltransferase/cobalt-precorrin-6B (C(15))-methyltransferase, producing MPSGRRVVKVHVVGIGLDGAAGLSESARQVVEMAALLIGSERHLSYFPQHDEERWALEDLTEAILEIRRWWATEPELEPSGGTVEPRDQLIVILVAGDPLFYGWGKLLIAQLPTEELTFHPHVSSVQLAFNRLHIPWQDAHFVGSQGRYFEELTAKLKLGVEKIAVLADETHTPAALANWVKALDLPTRYEFWVCENLGAADERVGLRSLSALLRESFAPLSVVVMLRESPPRAEPLDLEKLPLLGIPDAAFIGCGDKPGLTVERELRVLVLAQLALQPRQVVWDVGAGNGSVSIEIARLFPQSEVYAIEQTVSGTSAIEFNYGRFGLQNVFSIYGTAPEILHRLRPPHRIFIGGSGGGLTKILGVCALRLLPGGSIVLALDAFEDIATVLSWIGDRVRREPHWSYRIVQMQLSRSVAGGNSTRFDALRPVSIVTIDRHLN from the coding sequence GTGCCTTCGGGTCGAAGAGTTGTCAAAGTACACGTTGTTGGTATAGGTTTAGATGGGGCTGCTGGGCTGAGCGAATCGGCGCGGCAGGTTGTAGAAATGGCCGCTCTGCTAATAGGGAGCGAGCGCCATTTGAGCTATTTTCCCCAGCACGACGAAGAGCGCTGGGCGTTGGAAGATTTGACCGAAGCAATTCTGGAAATTCGGCGCTGGTGGGCGACTGAACCCGAATTAGAACCCTCTGGGGGGACGGTGGAACCCCGTGATCAACTCATTGTAATTTTAGTGGCCGGCGACCCGCTGTTCTACGGCTGGGGAAAGTTGTTAATTGCCCAATTACCGACAGAAGAATTGACTTTTCACCCCCACGTCAGTTCTGTGCAGTTGGCTTTTAACCGCTTACATATCCCTTGGCAAGACGCTCATTTTGTTGGCTCTCAAGGACGTTATTTTGAGGAACTGACGGCAAAACTCAAGCTGGGTGTCGAGAAAATTGCGGTCCTCGCCGACGAAACTCATACTCCGGCGGCCCTGGCAAATTGGGTGAAAGCTCTAGATTTGCCTACACGCTACGAGTTTTGGGTTTGCGAGAATTTGGGTGCTGCTGACGAGCGGGTGGGCCTGCGTTCTCTGTCAGCTTTGCTGCGAGAGTCTTTTGCACCGCTGAGCGTGGTTGTGATGCTGCGCGAGTCCCCGCCGAGGGCAGAACCTTTGGATTTGGAAAAGTTGCCTTTGTTGGGCATTCCGGATGCAGCTTTTATCGGTTGTGGCGACAAGCCGGGTTTGACGGTGGAACGGGAATTGCGGGTGTTGGTGTTGGCACAATTGGCTTTGCAACCGCGACAAGTTGTCTGGGATGTGGGTGCTGGTAATGGTTCTGTCTCGATCGAAATTGCTCGTTTATTCCCGCAGTCTGAGGTGTATGCGATCGAACAAACGGTTTCTGGTACTTCTGCGATCGAGTTCAACTATGGCCGTTTTGGGCTGCAAAATGTGTTCTCGATTTACGGAACCGCCCCGGAAATCTTGCACCGCTTGCGTCCTCCGCACCGGATTTTTATTGGCGGTAGTGGCGGAGGGTTAACTAAAATTTTGGGCGTTTGCGCGCTGCGGCTGCTCCCTGGAGGCTCGATCGTGCTGGCTTTGGATGCTTTTGAGGATATTGCTACTGTTTTGAGCTGGATCGGCGATCGGGTGCGCCGGGAACCGCACTGGAGTTACCGAATCGTGCAAATGCAGTTATCGCGTTCTGTGGCTGGGGGGAATTCAACTCGTTTTGATGCGTTGCGGCCTGTTTCGATTGTGACGATCGATCGACACTTGAATTAA